In Sphingomonas sanxanigenens DSM 19645 = NX02, the following proteins share a genomic window:
- the tnpC gene encoding IS66 family transposase, producing the protein MRVLEAPVSPADATARIAALEASLARANAALAARDLLIDTLRGQIARLRRMQFGASSEKLGREIEQLELALEELETERDVSEVETAAPGVAPRLAPVRSLPEHLPREEVVHEPASGICTCPDCGGALRRLGVDAHEMLDIVPVRWRVVRNVRPKYSCRSCEKIVQAPAPVSAVARGKATFATLAHVVVSKFDHHLPLYRQAEMMAAQGLEIDRSTLAGWAGQAAALLDPVVSRIRDEVLKADKIHADDTPVPVLDPGRGKTATGRLWVYAADDQASGSTTPPATWYRFTPDRTAAHPQAHLAGFRGFLQADAYAGYDALYRGGVTEVACWAHFRRKVFDLHERLSTPLTTDILERIGALYAVEAEVRGQPPDVRRRARQERSQSLVDALREVLDAALRRLSPKSDMAKAIAYGTKRWPALCRFLGDGRLEIDNNIAERALRGVAVGRRNWLFAGSRAGGERAAAIYTVIQTCKANGVDPQAYIADVIARVAGDWPATRWDELMPWNWVPQTDQPTAQAA; encoded by the coding sequence CCGACTGCGGCGGATGCAGTTCGGTGCCTCCTCCGAGAAGTTGGGCCGCGAGATCGAACAGCTCGAGCTGGCGCTGGAAGAGCTGGAAACGGAGCGGGATGTTTCCGAAGTCGAGACTGCGGCGCCTGGAGTAGCGCCGCGCCTGGCACCGGTCCGCAGTCTGCCGGAGCATCTGCCGCGCGAGGAGGTCGTCCACGAGCCGGCGTCCGGTATCTGCACCTGCCCGGACTGCGGTGGTGCGCTGCGCCGGCTGGGCGTGGACGCGCACGAGATGCTCGACATCGTGCCGGTGCGCTGGCGGGTCGTGCGCAACGTCCGCCCCAAATACAGCTGCCGGTCTTGCGAGAAGATCGTCCAGGCACCCGCGCCGGTCAGCGCTGTGGCGCGGGGCAAGGCGACCTTCGCGACGCTGGCGCACGTCGTCGTCTCCAAGTTCGACCACCATCTGCCGTTGTACCGCCAGGCCGAGATGATGGCCGCGCAGGGGCTCGAGATCGACCGCTCGACGCTCGCGGGCTGGGCCGGGCAAGCTGCAGCACTGCTCGACCCGGTGGTCAGCCGTATCCGTGACGAGGTGCTCAAGGCCGACAAGATCCATGCCGACGACACGCCGGTGCCGGTGCTCGACCCCGGCCGTGGCAAGACCGCGACCGGGCGGCTGTGGGTGTACGCCGCCGACGACCAGGCGTCCGGCAGCACGACACCGCCCGCAACATGGTATCGCTTCACGCCCGACCGCACCGCGGCGCACCCGCAGGCGCATCTCGCCGGCTTTCGCGGCTTTCTCCAGGCCGATGCCTATGCGGGCTATGACGCCCTGTACCGCGGTGGCGTCACAGAGGTGGCATGCTGGGCACACTTCCGGCGCAAGGTGTTCGACCTGCACGAGCGCCTCTCCACGCCGCTGACCACCGATATCCTGGAGCGCATCGGCGCGCTCTATGCCGTCGAGGCGGAGGTGCGTGGTCAGCCGCCGGATGTACGCCGTCGAGCGCGACAGGAACGAAGCCAGTCGCTGGTCGACGCCTTGCGCGAGGTGCTCGACGCTGCCCTTCGCCGCCTGTCGCCCAAGTCCGACATGGCCAAAGCCATCGCCTATGGCACCAAACGCTGGCCGGCGCTGTGCCGCTTCCTGGGTGACGGGCGTCTGGAGATCGACAACAACATCGCGGAGCGGGCCCTGCGCGGCGTCGCCGTGGGAAGGCGCAACTGGCTGTTCGCGGGTTCGCGCGCAGGCGGCGAGCGAGCCGCCGCCATCTACACCGTCATCCAGACCTGCAAGGCCAACGGCGTCGACCCGCAGGCCTATATCGCCGATGTCATCGCCAGGGTCGCCGGCGACTGGCCCGCCACCCGCTGGGACGAGCTGATGCCGTGGAACTGGGTGCCCCAGACAGATCAGCCAACAGCCCAAGCCGCATAA